One region of Salinirubrum litoreum genomic DNA includes:
- a CDS encoding HEAT repeat domain-containing protein: protein MRDPEEATDGPPDPGLHPENSPGFDADPDGLEDIEVDRDVTIGEASLAELAVSDTEPVEDDALADLLDSLADGSVVARRRAALALAERTSADEDATQVVTALARAATTDEDGEVRQFAVEALAKHGGREAGDVARRLTDDPEPWVRAEAVVALDRLDRAEYAETITEALSDEHHAVRRNALVSLFKRRGEDALPVLLVAVDDESERVREWATHLLGGVDDERAESALREAAETDESGIVRKTAERSLSVDAGSFRRQFSGTLDETDQPLPGEDALNRTPDL from the coding sequence GTGAGAGACCCCGAAGAAGCGACCGACGGACCGCCCGACCCCGGCCTCCACCCGGAGAACAGTCCGGGATTCGACGCCGACCCCGACGGCCTCGAAGACATCGAGGTGGATCGGGACGTGACCATCGGCGAGGCGTCGCTCGCGGAACTGGCCGTGAGCGACACCGAACCGGTCGAGGACGACGCGCTCGCGGACCTCCTCGACTCCCTCGCCGACGGCTCGGTCGTCGCCCGGCGGCGGGCCGCGCTGGCGCTCGCGGAGCGGACGTCCGCCGACGAGGACGCGACGCAGGTCGTCACCGCACTCGCGCGGGCGGCGACGACAGACGAAGACGGCGAAGTCCGGCAGTTCGCGGTCGAGGCGCTGGCGAAACACGGCGGGCGCGAGGCCGGCGACGTGGCCCGCCGACTGACAGACGACCCGGAACCGTGGGTCCGCGCCGAGGCGGTCGTCGCACTCGACCGACTGGACCGGGCCGAGTACGCCGAGACCATCACGGAGGCGCTGTCGGACGAGCACCACGCGGTCCGGCGGAACGCGCTCGTCTCGCTGTTCAAACGGCGCGGCGAAGACGCCCTGCCGGTCCTCTTGGTCGCGGTCGACGACGAGAGCGAACGCGTCCGGGAGTGGGCGACCCACCTGCTCGGCGGCGTCGACGACGAGCGTGCCGAATCGGCACTCCGGGAGGCGGCCGAGACCGACGAGAGCGGGATCGTCCGCAAGACGGCCGAGCGGTCGCTGTCGGTCGACGCCGGCAGTTTCCGGCGGCAGTTCTCCGGGACGCTGGACGAGACCGACCAGCCACTACCCGGTGAGGACGCGCTGAACCGCACCCCCGACCTGTGA